The region ATCTCAAACCTAATTTCTTTCAAGAAAGTGTCTCAAATCTATTGACATGTTCCGATCCCACCGCCGGACCCGTTTTTTTGCAGGCTCTCAATGATCCTTCCCACAGAGTCCGCAGCATTGCATGCATTTCAATAGGAAATATAAGCTACAAGCCTGCAATCCCCGTATTAAAGCGCCTCATAAGTGATCCAGAGCCCGACGTGCGTGCAAGTGCATGCTGTGCTCTCGGGGAAATGGATGACACAGCATCAGAACATGAACTGTTAAAAGCCGCAACGGACAACGAGGTAAATGTGCGATATGAAGCGGCAAGGGCACTGCTTCGCATCGGCAATCCAAAGGGCTGCCTTGTTTTGGAAGAGATGCTTGCAAAGAAAGAGTCGCCCTGGTATCTCAAGCAGCGCGATTTTTTCAAAGAAGTCCGCCATGTATTGAAAGGCGATGGAAAATAAACGTTTAGCCTCATGAATACAAGGGGAAGGCCGGGCTGAGAGCCCAAAATTGGAAGCCTTAGATGAGACAAAAGGCACTCATGGTGGATTGATGATTACTATGGACAAATGAGCCTCTATTTCGTACAATAGAAGTGTTCAGATGTCCTGGAATGATAAAATGATGTTGCATGAAGTGGCCCTTATATGAAAGATACTGATTACAGGATTGCCCGGGAGCTCAAGGAAAAAATTCTGAGAGTGGCACCTGTTCTCGACTTCAAGGTCTTTGGGTCGAGAGCCCGTGGTGATGCTGATGATGATTCTGATATGGACATATTTATTGAGCTTTCCACCTGTGACAGGGAACTCAGAAAAAAGATATCCCATGCAACCTGGGAGACGGGCTTTGAGAACGGCATAGTGATCACTGCCCTTCTATTTACCCGCCACGAGCTTGAAAATACCCCGGTGAGAGCGGCCCCGATTGTGAAAGCAATAAATCAGGAGGGCGTAAAGATTTGACAGATCAGGAAGCCCTGTACGTATTCCGTCAGAAAAGAGCTGATGAGACTCTTTCGGAAGCAGAGAAGATGGTCAGGGA is a window of Candidatus Eremiobacterota bacterium DNA encoding:
- a CDS encoding HEAT repeat domain-containing protein — protein: LKPNFFQESVSNLLTCSDPTAGPVFLQALNDPSHRVRSIACISIGNISYKPAIPVLKRLISDPEPDVRASACCALGEMDDTASEHELLKAATDNEVNVRYEAARALLRIGNPKGCLVLEEMLAKKESPWYLKQRDFFKEVRHVLKGDGK
- a CDS encoding nucleotidyltransferase domain-containing protein, whose protein sequence is MKDTDYRIARELKEKILRVAPVLDFKVFGSRARGDADDDSDMDIFIELSTCDRELRKKISHATWETGFENGIVITALLFTRHELENTPVRAAPIVKAINQEGVKI